Proteins from a genomic interval of Yoonia sp. GPGPB17:
- the fdhF gene encoding formate dehydrogenase subunit alpha has product MSLDDIHMPVITFTLDGKEVTAKPGETIWEVAQREGTAIPHLCHKDVPELRSDGNCRACVVEVEGERVLAASCIRRPTDGMVVNTGNVRVQKNREMVFDLLASDMPAREDSPDPQSHFWQQAELAGLDKARYPSGRPGAGKDIPVDSVFHDASHPSIAVNLDACISCNLCERACREVQVNDVIGMAGRGAATVPVFDVNDPMGLSSCVGCGECVQACPTGALMEKTMLDATATKRDVYDVEKKDSVCPFCGVGCQTEVSVKDNDIVKVDGRPGPANRSKLCIKGRFGMDYVMSPERLTKPLIRREGVSKTADARMTFSDIDDVFREATWDEAMAFAAGGLTKVRDTIGGHAIAGFGSAKGTNEEAYLFQKYIRQGFGTNNVDHCTRLCHASSVAALMEGVGSGAVSAPFTAADDATCIMTIGCRPEQNHPVAATYFKQAAKRGTKLMVFDPRKQGLMRHASHPVIFNPGRDVPMLNAMIHTIIDEDLYDEQFIQANADGFDALAEKTRDFTPDAMADICGVEAEYLRDLARTFATAERSIIFWGMGVSQHVHGTDNARCLISLSLITGHIGRDGTGLHPLRGQNNVQGASDAGLIPITYPNYKSVEDADVRARYEDAWGRSLDPKKGLTVVEVMNAVTDGKVKAMYVQGENPAMSDPDQHHARKALASLDHLVVQDIFLTETAWFADVILPASAQPEKPGTYTNSNRQVQLGLPVRTPPGEARQDWKILVEMGQRSGLDWDYADVGAVYTEMVSNMPSLDNISWERLMREGAVCYPTKSEDGPGEEVIFYDGFPTASGKAKLVPTDLVPPDELPDDDFPMVLTTGRMLEHWHTGAMTRRATHLNAQESEAVVSMHPKDIGRMGFQRGQQVTVETRRGAITLTLRADRDVTPGMLFIPFCFVEAPANFLTNPQLDPFGKIPEFKFSAARIFAAPVAAE; this is encoded by the coding sequence ATGAGCCTCGACGATATCCATATGCCGGTCATCACCTTCACACTTGATGGGAAAGAGGTGACAGCAAAACCTGGCGAAACGATCTGGGAAGTTGCGCAGCGTGAAGGCACCGCGATCCCGCATCTCTGCCACAAGGACGTGCCGGAGCTTCGGTCAGACGGCAACTGCCGTGCCTGCGTGGTTGAGGTGGAAGGCGAACGTGTGCTGGCCGCATCATGCATCCGGCGCCCAACCGACGGGATGGTCGTGAATACTGGCAATGTAAGGGTGCAAAAGAACCGTGAAATGGTGTTTGATCTGCTCGCCTCTGACATGCCCGCCCGTGAAGACAGCCCTGACCCGCAAAGCCATTTCTGGCAGCAGGCCGAACTCGCCGGGCTCGACAAGGCACGGTATCCATCCGGGCGGCCCGGTGCGGGCAAGGACATTCCTGTCGACAGCGTCTTTCATGACGCGTCCCATCCGTCCATCGCGGTCAATCTTGATGCCTGCATTTCGTGCAACCTGTGCGAACGCGCCTGCCGCGAGGTGCAGGTCAACGACGTGATCGGGATGGCGGGCCGCGGGGCTGCGACGGTGCCAGTCTTTGATGTCAACGACCCGATGGGCCTGTCATCCTGCGTGGGCTGCGGTGAATGCGTGCAGGCCTGCCCCACCGGCGCGCTGATGGAAAAGACAATGCTGGATGCCACGGCAACCAAGCGTGACGTCTATGACGTCGAAAAGAAAGACAGCGTCTGCCCGTTCTGCGGCGTCGGTTGCCAGACAGAGGTCAGCGTCAAGGATAACGATATCGTCAAGGTTGACGGGCGGCCCGGCCCGGCCAACCGCAGCAAATTGTGTATCAAGGGGCGGTTCGGGATGGACTACGTCATGTCGCCCGAACGGCTAACCAAGCCGCTGATCCGGCGGGAAGGCGTGTCCAAAACGGCAGATGCCCGGATGACATTTTCTGACATTGATGACGTCTTCCGCGAGGCGACATGGGACGAGGCGATGGCATTTGCCGCCGGTGGCCTTACCAAGGTGCGCGACACGATCGGCGGGCATGCAATTGCCGGTTTCGGCTCTGCCAAGGGGACAAATGAAGAGGCGTATCTCTTCCAGAAATACATCCGTCAGGGCTTTGGCACGAACAATGTCGATCACTGCACGCGGCTCTGTCATGCCTCATCCGTTGCCGCATTGATGGAAGGGGTCGGGTCTGGCGCCGTCTCTGCCCCGTTCACAGCTGCCGACGATGCCACCTGCATCATGACCATTGGTTGTCGGCCGGAACAGAACCACCCGGTTGCTGCCACCTACTTCAAACAGGCGGCAAAGCGCGGCACGAAACTGATGGTTTTTGACCCGCGCAAACAGGGGCTCATGCGCCATGCCTCCCACCCGGTCATCTTCAACCCCGGGCGGGACGTCCCGATGCTGAACGCCATGATCCATACGATCATTGATGAAGACCTCTATGACGAACAGTTCATTCAGGCCAATGCCGACGGCTTTGATGCGCTGGCAGAGAAGACCCGCGATTTCACGCCTGACGCCATGGCCGATATCTGCGGGGTCGAAGCGGAATATCTCCGCGACCTTGCCCGCACCTTTGCGACCGCTGAACGGTCGATCATTTTCTGGGGCATGGGGGTCAGCCAGCATGTGCACGGCACCGACAATGCCCGTTGCCTGATCTCGCTGAGCCTGATCACAGGTCATATCGGACGCGATGGCACAGGTCTGCACCCGCTGCGGGGGCAGAACAACGTACAGGGCGCCTCTGACGCGGGGCTGATCCCGATCACCTACCCCAACTACAAATCTGTTGAGGATGCCGATGTCCGCGCGCGGTATGAGGATGCCTGGGGCCGCAGCCTGGACCCAAAAAAGGGCCTGACGGTGGTTGAGGTGATGAATGCTGTGACCGACGGGAAGGTGAAAGCGATGTATGTGCAGGGTGAAAACCCCGCCATGTCGGACCCCGATCAGCACCATGCGCGCAAGGCGCTTGCCTCGCTCGACCATCTTGTGGTGCAGGATATCTTTCTGACCGAAACAGCATGGTTCGCTGATGTCATCCTGCCCGCCTCGGCCCAACCGGAAAAGCCGGGGACCTACACCAATTCTAACCGTCAGGTGCAGCTTGGCCTGCCAGTGCGCACGCCGCCCGGTGAGGCGCGGCAGGACTGGAAAATCCTGGTTGAGATGGGTCAGCGATCCGGCCTTGATTGGGACTACGCGGATGTCGGCGCCGTCTACACGGAAATGGTAAGCAACATGCCCTCACTCGACAATATTTCGTGGGAGCGCTTGATGCGCGAAGGCGCTGTTTGCTATCCCACCAAGTCAGAAGATGGGCCGGGGGAAGAGGTGATCTTTTACGACGGCTTCCCAACCGCGTCAGGCAAGGCCAAGCTGGTCCCGACCGACTTGGTGCCACCGGATGAACTGCCGGATGACGATTTCCCCATGGTGCTGACCACAGGGCGGATGCTGGAGCACTGGCACACTGGTGCCATGACACGGCGTGCGACCCATCTGAACGCGCAGGAAAGCGAGGCGGTCGTCTCCATGCACCCCAAAGATATTGGGCGGATGGGTTTCCAGCGCGGTCAGCAGGTGACGGTTGAAACCCGGCGCGGCGCGATCACGCTGACACTCCGGGCCGACCGTGATGTCACGCCGGGCATGCTGTTCATTCCGTTCTGCTTTGTCGAGGCACCGGCGAATTTCCTGACAAACCCGCAGCTTGACCCGTTTGGTAAAATTCCCGAATTCAAGTTCTCCGCGGCGCGCATCTTCGCCGCGCCAGTCGCTGCGGAGTGA
- a CDS encoding glutathione S-transferase family protein: protein MTDLVLFASKASRSLAGYWMLEELGIPYEVVDVDIRERKNREPEFLKINPSGRVPVVSVDGMVVSERPAICALLADRFGYGALAPKIDAKDRGPYLKWLVYATAVLDPAIAVRASHLDAPLRHTTWDSAQDAVDILDQALDGQEWLLGDQFTAADVAIGSVITMAQFNDLLPESQILDDYGNRLKARSAFQRAERLTWPPELFSS from the coding sequence ATGACAGATTTAGTTCTTTTTGCATCTAAGGCGTCACGTTCTCTGGCCGGATACTGGATGCTCGAAGAGCTCGGCATTCCCTACGAGGTCGTTGACGTTGATATCCGAGAGCGGAAAAACAGGGAGCCAGAGTTTCTAAAGATTAATCCTTCCGGTCGCGTACCCGTGGTTTCCGTTGATGGCATGGTTGTGAGTGAACGACCGGCGATCTGTGCACTTCTCGCCGATCGATTTGGGTATGGAGCTCTAGCACCCAAAATCGACGCAAAAGATCGCGGGCCTTACCTGAAATGGCTGGTTTATGCGACGGCTGTTCTTGACCCCGCGATAGCAGTACGCGCATCGCACCTTGATGCGCCGCTCAGACATACCACCTGGGATAGTGCTCAAGATGCAGTGGATATTCTTGACCAGGCGCTCGATGGGCAGGAATGGTTGCTGGGAGACCAGTTTACTGCTGCAGATGTCGCCATAGGGTCGGTTATCACAATGGCTCAATTCAATGATTTGCTTCCTGAAAGCCAAATATTGGACGACTATGGTAACAGGTTAAAAGCACGCTCGGCCTTTCAGCGGGCTGAACGACTTACCTGGCCCCCAGAACTCTTCTCATCCTGA
- a CDS encoding DUF6640 family protein gives MLKIVVSLLTVFYGLVPAIADLNETHLLNPLWSEHARFHGAWFLAFAAGIALTALFLIWVRDQVVLPIVFGLLFAGGFWVATLFQSAYGGGLVDPNGFEQQIMGFESNLFLFSVVSVLFLAALGFSVKFYGSSSGDE, from the coding sequence TTGCTGAAAATCGTCGTTAGCCTCTTGACGGTCTTCTACGGTCTTGTCCCTGCGATTGCCGACCTGAACGAAACGCACTTGCTCAATCCGCTATGGAGCGAACACGCTCGCTTTCATGGCGCGTGGTTTTTGGCATTTGCGGCCGGTATCGCGCTGACGGCGCTCTTTCTGATCTGGGTGCGGGACCAGGTCGTTTTGCCGATCGTATTTGGACTGCTGTTCGCCGGTGGCTTCTGGGTCGCAACACTCTTCCAGTCCGCTTACGGGGGCGGCCTGGTGGACCCAAACGGGTTCGAACAGCAGATAATGGGGTTCGAGTCGAACTTGTTCCTGTTCTCGGTGGTGAGTGTGCTCTTCCTTGCTGCGCTTGGGTTTTCAGTGAAATTCTATGGAAGCAGCTCAGGGGATGAATGA
- a CDS encoding HXXEE domain-containing protein → MKLGTFMAPFLLFVAFAVAKDDDPRTNPRFLSLILLVAYIVHQFEEHWIDAFGQTYAFHPYLNDFLSDLTGSQRGTEFMSPTSIFVINTSLVWLVGALGLWRGSNHIFATLCMAAIVVVNAVSHIGASLIAGGYNPGLVTGIVIFVPLGVAVYVWLLRANLATLRQILGSILWGLVAHVIMITGILVMHQFAPVPEVAYFAALIVWSLIPAIRVKGPSMP, encoded by the coding sequence ATGAAACTGGGCACATTCATGGCCCCGTTTCTTCTATTTGTGGCTTTTGCCGTCGCAAAAGACGATGATCCGCGCACTAACCCGCGCTTCCTTTCGCTCATCTTGCTGGTTGCCTACATCGTTCATCAGTTTGAGGAACACTGGATCGACGCTTTCGGCCAGACCTACGCGTTCCATCCCTATTTAAACGACTTCTTATCGGATCTCACAGGAAGCCAGCGCGGGACTGAATTCATGTCCCCAACCTCGATTTTCGTGATCAACACTTCGCTCGTGTGGCTGGTTGGCGCTTTGGGTCTTTGGCGCGGAAGCAACCATATCTTTGCGACCTTGTGCATGGCGGCCATTGTCGTCGTAAACGCCGTCAGCCATATCGGCGCTAGCTTGATTGCGGGAGGTTACAATCCTGGTTTGGTGACCGGCATAGTGATTTTCGTCCCCTTAGGCGTCGCGGTGTATGTGTGGCTGCTGCGGGCAAATCTGGCCACCTTGCGTCAGATACTCGGCAGCATTCTTTGGGGGCTGGTCGCCCATGTGATCATGATAACCGGGATTTTAGTGATGCATCAGTTTGCCCCGGTTCCCGAGGTTGCATATTTTGCAGCTTTGATCGTCTGGTCGCTCATCCCGGCAATCCGCGTCAAGGGACCGAGCATGCCATAG
- a CDS encoding SMI1/KNR4 family protein — protein MKQLEDFVSALRSANAIATTWLVPSRQLEPTFHGFAEVSLPDDLIASWSLFNGMTVPPETPLEQTWLDGQFLYLSFDSAGEDYRLAKELWDEDPLFDAYWPNGFVPIGTPGDGSRLLVNCRDGSPTYGAVYELMHAVGVARLSNSLSRYCETLNQALDEGAITVSEHGLVKMEFQKFARIGAQMNPGCDGFDESIPSASEAKDWE, from the coding sequence ATGAAACAACTCGAGGACTTCGTCAGTGCTTTGCGGTCCGCAAATGCAATCGCGACAACTTGGCTGGTCCCAAGTCGGCAACTCGAGCCGACTTTCCATGGATTTGCAGAAGTCTCGTTGCCCGATGACCTCATCGCCTCATGGTCTTTGTTCAATGGTATGACGGTACCGCCGGAGACCCCATTGGAACAAACTTGGTTAGATGGTCAGTTCTTGTATCTTAGCTTCGACAGTGCCGGAGAAGACTATCGTTTGGCAAAGGAACTGTGGGATGAAGATCCTCTTTTCGACGCATATTGGCCAAATGGTTTTGTTCCGATTGGGACGCCTGGTGACGGTTCTCGCTTATTGGTCAACTGTAGGGACGGTTCGCCAACTTACGGTGCCGTCTACGAACTTATGCATGCGGTTGGCGTAGCTCGTCTGTCGAATTCGCTATCTCGATACTGTGAAACGTTGAACCAAGCATTGGACGAGGGAGCGATTACGGTCTCCGAGCATGGCCTAGTCAAGATGGAATTCCAAAAATTTGCAAGGATTGGCGCACAAATGAATCCTGGATGCGATGGTTTCGATGAGAGCATACCATCAGCCTCTGAAGCTAAAGACTGGGAGTGA
- a CDS encoding IclR family transcriptional regulator, producing the protein MSESDRHVESVLSALAVLDCFESDEPLRLKDFHARTGLTRSRIIRLAGTLMHKGYLTQDKETSQYRLGPTLFRLSTLLSDRFGSLSARVRPTLVELVASTGLTAMFSVVGGRDRLILTKEEPDQAVRYTVKEGQQRAIHLGASGRVLLAFSRPSLASDILDSLSLSEGAKAALYRDLEPIREKGFDLSESELTRHAFAVAVPVLANTGELQGALTLAGPTLDYSRDKLEHLVALLNEKSKILERGGTKKPVQSAQT; encoded by the coding sequence ATGAGTGAATCGGACCGACACGTGGAGTCTGTGCTGTCCGCACTTGCGGTGTTGGACTGCTTCGAAAGCGATGAGCCCCTTCGGCTTAAGGATTTTCATGCCCGTACAGGTCTGACCCGCAGCCGCATCATTCGGCTTGCGGGAACGCTGATGCACAAAGGATATCTAACACAGGACAAAGAGACCTCTCAGTATCGACTGGGGCCGACGCTTTTTCGGCTTAGCACGCTTCTCTCGGATCGCTTCGGATCGCTTTCGGCGAGGGTACGCCCGACGCTTGTTGAACTGGTCGCGTCCACGGGTCTGACGGCAATGTTCTCAGTTGTCGGCGGCCGGGATCGTTTGATCCTTACCAAAGAAGAACCGGATCAAGCAGTTCGGTATACCGTGAAAGAGGGGCAGCAGAGGGCCATCCATCTGGGCGCGTCCGGCCGCGTTCTGCTGGCGTTTTCCCGACCCTCATTGGCCAGTGACATCCTGGATTCACTGTCCTTGTCCGAGGGCGCCAAAGCCGCGCTATACCGTGACTTGGAGCCGATCCGCGAAAAAGGATTTGACCTAAGTGAATCCGAGCTGACTCGGCACGCGTTCGCGGTTGCCGTCCCAGTTTTGGCCAACACCGGAGAGCTGCAGGGCGCTCTCACGCTGGCTGGTCCGACGCTTGATTACAGCAGGGACAAGCTCGAACACCTCGTCGCCTTGCTGAATGAAAAATCAAAAATTCTAGAGCGCGGCGGGACCAAGAAACCTGTCCAGTCAGCGCAGACCTGA
- a CDS encoding RraA family protein, translated as MTDQSNLSRLEKDYAEYDELGRIWGEVPLSRIRKVKFDRVSEKVRQAFLKLTDLTTTVADSLDKSGIRGAVAQTHLPNLVPGKRIAGTAITLRNIPERKTPTQGTLDKDPIKMSSRECHYLSEVGDVLVADFGGNVEASNMGGQSCLTAKMQGVAGAIVDGAVRDVNTIRDLEFPIWCRGGTPKTGKYRMEAIEINGPVTVHDVVVELILEEAQATEAAEEAARELIRRKAPLSELKPLFRSRYNS; from the coding sequence ATGACGGATCAAAGCAATCTTTCGCGGCTGGAAAAAGACTACGCGGAATATGACGAACTGGGTCGGATCTGGGGTGAAGTTCCCCTGTCGCGTATTCGAAAAGTGAAGTTCGATCGTGTCTCCGAAAAGGTCCGCCAGGCCTTTCTCAAGCTCACCGATCTGACCACAACGGTTGCGGACTCGCTTGATAAATCTGGCATCCGCGGGGCGGTCGCTCAAACGCATCTTCCGAACTTGGTGCCTGGGAAAAGGATCGCGGGAACGGCGATCACGCTGCGCAATATTCCCGAGCGAAAAACCCCAACCCAAGGGACGCTCGACAAAGACCCGATCAAGATGTCCAGCCGGGAGTGCCACTATCTGTCGGAAGTGGGCGATGTGCTCGTGGCGGATTTCGGCGGCAACGTCGAGGCCTCCAACATGGGCGGGCAATCCTGCCTAACCGCAAAGATGCAGGGTGTCGCCGGGGCAATCGTGGACGGTGCCGTGCGCGATGTGAACACTATACGCGATCTTGAATTCCCGATCTGGTGCCGTGGCGGAACGCCGAAGACCGGCAAGTACCGCATGGAAGCCATCGAAATCAACGGCCCCGTAACGGTGCACGACGTGGTGGTCGAGCTCATTTTGGAAGAAGCACAAGCAACCGAAGCGGCAGAGGAAGCCGCGCGCGAGCTCATCAGGCGCAAGGCGCCTTTGTCCGAATTGAAGCCATTGTTCCGAAGCCGGTACAACAGCTGA
- a CDS encoding tripartite tricarboxylate transporter substrate-binding protein codes for MRKTIAASSDPFGLSLDTAPSGGTDSYARILAGSIPEFLDGTPMVVVNRPGGAQVNAMRQVLDADADGLTVQVAAMGGALMSTMIRDQGIDWFEDFRAVAQFGETNQALVVQTESAITTAEELLASIRARFESGEKTTWSHPGRGSVSHVGVTAFLELNGVLDMTQDVPFQGGGETRNALLSGDVDFSASGVHTVPAFADRLVAVGLLAEERDPVVDNVATLAEQGVDFVPTSSPIIVAAPAGVSDEYVECLATAVAKRGRAQVIS; via the coding sequence TTGCGCAAGACAATTGCGGCATCGAGCGACCCATTCGGGTTGTCGTTGGATACGGCGCCAAGCGGTGGAACCGACAGCTATGCGCGTATTCTGGCAGGATCGATCCCGGAATTTCTGGATGGAACGCCAATGGTCGTAGTCAACCGTCCGGGCGGAGCGCAGGTCAATGCCATGCGTCAAGTCCTGGACGCGGATGCGGACGGTTTGACGGTGCAAGTCGCGGCCATGGGCGGGGCTTTGATGAGTACCATGATCCGCGATCAAGGAATTGACTGGTTCGAAGATTTCCGCGCCGTTGCACAGTTTGGCGAAACGAACCAAGCGCTGGTTGTTCAGACCGAAAGCGCCATCACAACCGCCGAAGAACTTCTGGCCTCTATCCGTGCGCGTTTTGAGAGCGGTGAGAAAACAACCTGGTCGCATCCGGGCCGTGGGTCTGTCAGCCATGTAGGCGTGACCGCGTTTCTTGAGCTGAACGGCGTCCTGGATATGACGCAGGATGTGCCGTTCCAAGGTGGCGGTGAGACCCGCAATGCATTGTTGTCCGGCGATGTCGACTTTTCCGCAAGCGGCGTACACACCGTGCCTGCCTTTGCTGATCGGCTGGTGGCGGTTGGTTTGCTCGCCGAAGAGCGCGACCCGGTTGTCGACAACGTGGCCACGCTGGCAGAGCAAGGCGTTGACTTTGTTCCGACATCGTCGCCCATCATCGTCGCAGCACCTGCAGGTGTCTCTGACGAATATGTCGAGTGCCTTGCGACTGCGGTGGCTAAGCGCGGTCGAGCACAGGTCATTTCTTAG
- a CDS encoding tripartite tricarboxylate transporter permease encodes MGIIDGFSALFGSWQPVFFAILGTLIGLIGGAIPGLSSGAMIAILIPVTYYLDPLAALALIYTVSKSSDFGGSIPAILFNTPGTPQASATQIEGFPLCKQGKQGKALRMAVIASAQGDLFSELLLIFGAAILAVYAASLGPPEFVAIYFCAFVIIGGLLGKSVITGFLGLFAGGGEMTL; translated from the coding sequence ATGGGCATTATCGACGGTTTTTCTGCGCTCTTTGGCTCTTGGCAGCCGGTTTTCTTCGCGATCCTTGGAACGCTGATCGGGTTGATCGGAGGCGCTATCCCGGGCCTGTCGTCGGGCGCCATGATCGCAATCCTGATCCCGGTGACCTATTATCTTGATCCGCTGGCGGCGCTGGCGCTGATCTATACGGTCTCAAAGTCTTCGGACTTCGGGGGGTCGATCCCGGCCATCCTGTTCAATACACCGGGCACACCCCAGGCCTCGGCCACGCAGATCGAAGGGTTTCCGCTGTGCAAGCAGGGAAAGCAGGGCAAGGCGCTTCGCATGGCAGTTATTGCGTCGGCGCAGGGGGATTTGTTCTCTGAACTTCTTCTGATCTTTGGCGCGGCGATATTGGCCGTTTATGCCGCCTCGCTGGGACCTCCTGAATTTGTCGCCATCTACTTCTGTGCTTTCGTCATCATCGGCGGATTGCTTGGAAAATCCGTTATCACCGGCTTTCTGGGGTTGTTTGCGGGAGGGGGCGAAATGACACTCTAA
- a CDS encoding recombinase family protein, whose amino-acid sequence MGQRAVIYARVSTNDQSCERQITDLVAFAARGSFEVVGQFKETVSGTASNRAARNEVMALAQTRKIDAVLVTELSRWGRSTQDLLDTLHKLAGWKVSVVAMSGMTFELDSPHGRMMATILAGIAQFERDLISERVKSGLAAARERGRKLGRQPGQRPKSDKLAPKVLAAVEEGRSYRWIARDLGISKNTVLTIVKRHRENP is encoded by the coding sequence TTGGGACAGCGGGCTGTCATCTATGCGCGGGTTTCGACCAATGACCAATCCTGCGAACGGCAGATCACGGATCTGGTCGCATTCGCAGCGCGTGGCAGCTTTGAAGTCGTCGGACAATTCAAAGAAACGGTGTCGGGCACAGCATCAAATCGAGCAGCACGAAACGAAGTGATGGCTCTTGCTCAAACAAGGAAAATTGATGCGGTTCTGGTGACAGAGCTGAGCCGGTGGGGACGATCCACCCAAGACCTGCTTGATACGCTGCATAAATTGGCAGGCTGGAAAGTCTCAGTTGTCGCCATGAGTGGCATGACATTTGAGTTGGACTCACCACATGGCCGGATGATGGCAACAATCCTCGCCGGGATCGCCCAGTTCGAGCGCGATCTTATCAGTGAACGTGTGAAATCTGGACTGGCGGCGGCGCGGGAGCGTGGTCGAAAACTCGGCCGTCAGCCGGGTCAACGACCAAAATCAGATAAGCTCGCGCCCAAAGTTCTTGCAGCGGTCGAGGAAGGTCGCAGCTATCGCTGGATCGCTCGTGACCTCGGCATCAGCAAGAATACGGTCCTCACAATCGTAAAACGGCACCGCGAAAATCCTTAG